A region of Carassius gibelio isolate Cgi1373 ecotype wild population from Czech Republic chromosome B11, carGib1.2-hapl.c, whole genome shotgun sequence DNA encodes the following proteins:
- the LOC127967792 gene encoding microtubule-associated proteins 1A/1B light chain 3C-like isoform X4: MPPLEKTQHPKPFKLRKSLATRKQEVQGIRTKFPTKIPVIIERYQKEKFLPPLDKTKFLVPQELTMSQFVTIIRNRMTLMPSQAFYLLINNSGIASMSLTMAQLYKDHKDEDGFLYMTYASQEMFGHCYNDENR, from the exons ATGCCTCCACTGGAGAAAACACAGCATCCCAAACCGTTCAAACTGAGGAAGAGTTTAG CTACGAGGAAACAAGAGGTGCAGGGAATCCGAACTAAGTTTCCGACTAAGATCCCG gtgatcATCGAGAGATATCAGAAGGAGAAGTTCTTACCTCCGCTGGATAAGACCAAGTTCCTCGTGCCTCAGGAGCTCACCATGAGTCAGTTCGTGACCATCATCAG GAATCGAATGACCCTGATGCCCAGTCAAGCTTTCTACCTGCTGATCAATAACTCCGGCATCGCCAGCATGTCTCTGACCATGGCTCAGCTCTATAAGGACCATAAAGATGAGGACGGCTTCCTCTACATGACGTACGCGTCACAGGAGATGTTTGGACACTGTTATAATGATGAGAACCGGTGA
- the LOC127967792 gene encoding microtubule-associated proteins 1A/1B light chain 3C-like isoform X1 — MPPLEKTQHPKPFKLRKSLDHRSATRKQEVQGIRTKFPTKIPVIIERYQKEKFLPPLDKTKFLVPQELTMSQFVTIIRNRMTLMPSQAFYLLINNSGIASMSLTMAQLYKDHKDEDGFLYMTYASQEMFGHCYNDENR, encoded by the exons ATGCCTCCACTGGAGAAAACACAGCATCCCAAACCGTTCAAACTGAGGAAGAGTTTAG ATCACCGATCAGCTACGAGGAAACAAGAGGTGCAGGGAATCCGAACTAAGTTTCCGACTAAGATCCCG gtgatcATCGAGAGATATCAGAAGGAGAAGTTCTTACCTCCGCTGGATAAGACCAAGTTCCTCGTGCCTCAGGAGCTCACCATGAGTCAGTTCGTGACCATCATCAG GAATCGAATGACCCTGATGCCCAGTCAAGCTTTCTACCTGCTGATCAATAACTCCGGCATCGCCAGCATGTCTCTGACCATGGCTCAGCTCTATAAGGACCATAAAGATGAGGACGGCTTCCTCTACATGACGTACGCGTCACAGGAGATGTTTGGACACTGTTATAATGATGAGAACCGGTGA